From Micromonospora nigra, one genomic window encodes:
- a CDS encoding acyl-CoA dehydrogenase, giving the protein MLLNPRTYDPTHLDEPSRRLLRVTVDWFENRGKKALTDSYNTHEWYADFLDFAAREGLFAAFCTPSADGHGDPAKRWDTARNAALSEILGFYGLGYWYTWQVTVLGLGPVWQSVNPAARARAAQLLDDGHVMAFGLSERSHGADIYSTDLLLTPAADGGFRANGSKYYIGNGNVAGLVSVFGRRADIDGPDGYVFFAVDSRHPAYHLVKNVVNAQMFVSEFRLTDYPVRAEDVLHTGRAAFDAALNTVNVGKFNLCTASIGICEHAMFEAVTHAHHRILYGRRVTDFPHVRRELTDAYARLVAMKLFSDRAVDYFRCAGPDDRRYLLFNPMTKMKVTTEGEKVVDLLWDVIAAKGFEADTYFDKAARDIRGLPKLEGTVHVNLALILKFMANYLFDPAEFPPVPTRHDPADDEFLFRQGPARGLGAVRFHDWRAAYDAHADVPNVARFREQAEGLCSLLATHAPDEAQQQDLDFLLALGQLFALVVYGHLILEQAGLTGLDRGLLDEIFDVAVRDFSSYATELHGKAATTDGQAAWALAHVRRPVTDPARTARVWAQVEALSGAYEMRP; this is encoded by the coding sequence ATGCTGCTCAACCCGCGCACCTACGACCCCACCCACCTCGACGAGCCCAGCCGCCGGCTGCTGCGCGTCACCGTCGACTGGTTCGAGAACCGGGGCAAGAAGGCGCTCACCGACAGCTACAACACCCACGAGTGGTACGCCGACTTCCTCGACTTCGCCGCCAGGGAGGGCCTGTTCGCGGCGTTCTGCACCCCGTCCGCCGACGGCCACGGCGACCCGGCGAAACGCTGGGACACGGCCCGCAACGCCGCGCTCAGTGAGATTCTCGGCTTCTACGGCCTCGGCTACTGGTACACCTGGCAGGTCACCGTCCTCGGCCTCGGCCCCGTCTGGCAGTCCGTCAACCCGGCCGCCCGGGCTCGCGCCGCCCAACTGCTCGACGACGGCCACGTCATGGCGTTCGGGCTGTCCGAGCGCAGCCACGGCGCCGACATCTACTCCACCGACCTGCTGCTCACCCCCGCCGCCGACGGCGGCTTCCGGGCCAACGGCAGCAAGTACTACATCGGCAACGGCAACGTCGCCGGCCTCGTCTCCGTCTTCGGCCGCCGCGCCGACATCGACGGCCCTGACGGGTACGTCTTCTTCGCCGTCGACAGCCGCCACCCCGCGTACCACCTGGTCAAGAACGTGGTGAACGCGCAGATGTTCGTCAGCGAGTTCCGGTTGACGGACTATCCGGTGCGCGCCGAGGACGTGCTGCACACCGGCCGAGCCGCCTTCGACGCCGCCCTGAACACCGTCAACGTCGGCAAGTTCAACCTGTGCACCGCGTCCATCGGCATCTGCGAGCACGCCATGTTCGAGGCGGTCACCCACGCCCACCACCGGATCCTGTACGGCCGGCGGGTCACTGACTTCCCCCACGTGCGGCGGGAGCTGACCGACGCGTACGCCCGGCTGGTCGCCATGAAGCTGTTCAGCGACCGGGCGGTCGACTACTTCCGCTGCGCCGGCCCCGACGACCGCCGTTATCTGCTGTTCAACCCGATGACGAAGATGAAGGTCACCACCGAGGGCGAGAAGGTCGTCGACCTGCTGTGGGACGTCATCGCCGCGAAGGGCTTCGAGGCCGACACCTACTTCGACAAGGCCGCCCGCGACATCCGGGGCCTGCCCAAGCTCGAAGGCACCGTGCACGTCAACCTGGCCCTGATCCTCAAGTTCATGGCCAACTACCTGTTCGATCCGGCCGAGTTCCCGCCCGTGCCGACCCGCCACGACCCGGCCGACGACGAGTTCCTGTTCCGGCAGGGCCCGGCCCGAGGGCTCGGCGCGGTCCGCTTCCACGACTGGCGCGCCGCCTACGACGCCCACGCCGACGTGCCCAACGTCGCCCGGTTCCGCGAGCAGGCCGAGGGCCTGTGTTCGCTGCTCGCCACGCACGCTCCCGACGAGGCCCAGCAGCAGGACCTCGACTTCCTGCTCGCCCTCGGCCAACTCTTCGCGCTCGTGGTCTACGGTCACCTGATCCTGGAGCAGGCCGGGCTGACCGGCCTCGACCGGGGCCTGCTCGACGAGATCTTCGACGTGGCGGTCCGAGACTTCTCCAGCTACGCCACCGAGTTGCACGGCAAGGCCGCCACCACCGACGGGCAGGCCGCCTGGGCGCTGGCGCACGTCCGCCGCCCGGTCACCGACCCGGCCCGCACCGCCCGGGTGTGGGCGCAGGTCGAGGCGCTGTCCGGCGCGTACGAGATGCGGCCCTGA
- a CDS encoding DsbA family oxidoreductase, translating into MEIDIYADVVCPWCWIGRRRLETALASYDGTVSVRHRPFQLDPSPVPQSRPLLDAMADRFGGRDRARQMFARVAEVGAEVGLTLDFDRAVAANTFDAHRLIRWATGRGRATETVDALYRAYFAEGVDVGSREALAAVAAGVGLDSTQARRHLDSDADVAELRGELVEARKVGITSVPTFVLAGKYAVTGAQESETLLAALSEVDRRESAVG; encoded by the coding sequence ATGGAGATCGACATCTACGCCGACGTGGTCTGCCCCTGGTGCTGGATCGGCCGTCGGAGGCTGGAGACCGCCCTCGCCTCGTACGACGGCACGGTGAGCGTCCGGCACCGCCCGTTCCAGCTCGACCCGTCGCCGGTGCCCCAGTCGCGTCCGCTGCTCGACGCGATGGCCGACAGGTTCGGCGGGCGGGACCGGGCGAGGCAGATGTTCGCCCGGGTCGCCGAGGTCGGGGCGGAGGTCGGGCTGACGCTGGACTTCGACCGGGCGGTGGCCGCGAACACCTTCGACGCCCACCGGCTGATCCGCTGGGCCACCGGACGTGGCCGGGCCACCGAGACGGTCGACGCCCTGTACCGGGCGTACTTCGCCGAGGGCGTGGACGTCGGCTCCCGGGAGGCGCTCGCCGCCGTGGCCGCCGGCGTCGGCCTCGACAGTACGCAGGCCCGCCGCCACCTCGACTCGGACGCGGACGTGGCCGAGCTGCGGGGCGAACTGGTCGAGGCACGGAAGGTCGGGATTACCAGCGTCCCCACCTTCGTGCTCGCCGGGAAGTACGCCGTCACCGGCGCCCAGGAGTCGGAGACCCTGCTGGCCGCCCTGTCCGAGGTGGACCGCCGCGAATCCGCCGTCGGCTGA
- a CDS encoding L-threonylcarbamoyladenylate synthase, translating to MTAGSGIAEAARVLRTGGLVAFPTETVYGLGANALDAHAAARIFEAKARPSFDPLITHLADAADLEPLVGAVPPAVAALAARFWPGPLTLIVDRPAVVPPIVTSGLDTMAVRVPDHADARALIAAAGVPVAAPSANRFGQLSPTRAEHVVRGLGAAVDVVLDGGPTRCGIESTIVDARGDRAVVLRLGALAVENVEAVAGPVTVRLGSSGQPVAPGTLAAHYAPRTPLRLAAVTGGEPAADVGQGADVGQGAEVGRGAEVGQGADTGPATGDGVRRGYLAFQDRPAGGWTAVEVLSPAGDLTEAAARLFEALHRLDATGVEEIVAEAVPEVGIGRAVNDRLRRAAATWQPQR from the coding sequence CTGACTGCCGGCAGCGGCATCGCCGAAGCCGCCCGCGTCCTGCGTACCGGCGGATTGGTGGCCTTTCCCACCGAGACCGTCTACGGCCTGGGTGCCAACGCTTTGGATGCGCACGCCGCGGCGCGGATCTTCGAGGCGAAGGCACGGCCGAGCTTCGATCCGCTGATCACCCACCTGGCGGACGCGGCCGACCTGGAACCGCTGGTCGGCGCGGTGCCGCCGGCGGTGGCGGCGTTGGCTGCCCGGTTCTGGCCGGGGCCGTTGACCCTGATCGTGGACCGGCCGGCGGTGGTTCCGCCGATCGTCACCTCCGGGCTGGACACGATGGCGGTCCGGGTGCCCGACCACGCCGACGCGCGGGCGTTGATCGCGGCGGCGGGCGTGCCGGTGGCCGCGCCGAGCGCCAACCGGTTCGGGCAGCTCAGCCCGACGCGGGCCGAACACGTGGTGCGCGGGCTGGGTGCGGCCGTCGACGTGGTGCTCGACGGCGGGCCGACACGGTGCGGCATCGAGTCGACGATCGTGGACGCGCGGGGGGACCGCGCGGTGGTGCTGCGCCTCGGCGCGCTGGCCGTCGAAAACGTGGAGGCCGTCGCCGGGCCGGTGACCGTGCGGCTTGGCAGTTCGGGTCAGCCGGTGGCACCGGGCACCCTCGCCGCGCACTACGCCCCGCGTACGCCGCTGCGGTTGGCGGCCGTGACCGGCGGGGAACCGGCAGCCGACGTGGGCCAGGGAGCCGACGTGGGCCAGGGAGCCGAGGTGGGCCGGGGAGCCGAGGTGGGCCAGGGAGCCGACACGGGACCGGCGACCGGCGACGGGGTCCGGCGGGGTTACCTGGCGTTCCAGGATCGCCCGGCGGGCGGCTGGACGGCGGTGGAGGTGCTGTCACCGGCCGGTGACCTGACCGAGGCGGCGGCGCGGCTGTTCGAGGCGCTGCACCGCCTCGACGCGACCGGCGTCGAGGAGATCGTCGCCGAGGCGGTGCCGGAGGTGGGGATCGGGCGGGCGGTCAACGACCGGTTGCGCCGTGCCGCCGCCACCTGGCAGCCGCAACGTTGA
- a CDS encoding CBS domain-containing protein, whose protein sequence is MPNARDIMTDDVTCVRERDDLRTAARRMAELGVGSLPICGEDNRLKGMLTDRDIVVKVLGQDRDPGSVTAGELAQGEAVTIGADDDATEILRTMGKHQVRRLPVIDGHELVGIVAVADVARALPDRPVGDLVEAISEHA, encoded by the coding sequence ATGCCGAACGCACGCGACATCATGACCGACGACGTGACCTGCGTCCGCGAGCGGGACGACCTCAGGACAGCCGCCCGGCGGATGGCTGAGCTGGGGGTCGGCTCGCTGCCGATCTGCGGCGAGGACAACCGGCTGAAGGGCATGCTCACCGACCGCGACATCGTGGTGAAGGTGCTGGGCCAGGACCGCGATCCGGGTTCGGTGACCGCGGGTGAGCTGGCCCAGGGCGAGGCGGTGACCATCGGTGCGGACGACGACGCGACGGAGATCCTGCGCACGATGGGCAAGCACCAGGTGCGTCGGCTGCCGGTGATCGACGGGCACGAACTCGTCGGGATCGTGGCCGTCGCCGACGTGGCGCGCGCCCTGCCGGACCGCCCGGTCGGCGACCTCGTCGAGGCCATCTCGGAGCACGCCTGA
- a CDS encoding HAD-IC family P-type ATPase has translation MAYGIVGRLLPPIAVPRLVGDATRTVGAAATRLARTTGLASRRVWSRPGRHHIEVHGVCQDGGDVLARQVEARLERMPGVLWARVNAPSGRVVVAYGTPEPRLGDLITAIARVERACPHEPDPDIPPPHPPEEGPRTPRTLGALASDALGLTISAATRILPFTPVPGEVSGLLAAVDLHPRLHALANRGLRADPRADLLFPLAEAVVQGLTGGWTGIVLDGVQRVVQWGEARAQLHAWERAEPDLTGSPERAVARSPMYGRPQQKPDGPAEKYVTRMLAAGTATAAAALPVVGPKRAAALGLSTLPKAPGSGREGYAAQLGRILARRGVIAMDRNVLRELDRIDTLVLDSAVLGSGRGVLADLAPLPDADTSQVAARAFALFDPDAPDGLRQADGWRLGPLDRLGVGTPEDTPELHRLRGGGGDVLGLADGDRLAALLRVEPEPAPGVDLLPAAARQAGLRLVVAGGDQRRHDFADALPPGGDRLVDSVRALQRDGAMVMLVSADRAALAASDCGLGLSSADAPPPWGAHLLVGTDLRVVALIVEAAGVARRTTAQNLRVGLAGTGLGALGALTADPAHLPARALSAVNGAAALAFANGVWRAGRLADRTGTPTPTITAWHLMPVDTVLGQLGSGPEGLSDTEARRRHRTGSGSESVGPTGLLHAFVDELANPLTPVLAAGAVLSATFGSLVDAALVGGVVGGSALVGALHQRHTERSLAELLSHSAVTARVRRDGLERVVPAEDLVAGDVVLLDSGDAVPADCRVLESVGLETDESSLTGESLPVTKTDEPIVAATVADRHSMLYEGTTVAAGHGVAVVVATGPDTEAGRSVALARQAPPTGGVEARLGRLTSGAVPVAAASAVAVAGAGLLHGVPLAESAATAANLAVASVPEGLPFLVSAAQLAAARRLAERGALVRNPRSIEALGRVDVLCFDKTGTLTEGHLLLAGVGDADGFEPADRLDERLRRTLATALRATPAADDPNDLAMQTDRAVRRGATAAGVTEQTGAEGWRAEGGLPFEPSRGYHATIGETGDRVLLSVKGAPETVLPRCTASRTGGGNRPLDGAGRDALQRLLAEQAGAGNRILAVAECDVTDPDVTDDDVRGLVFVGFLALSDGVRASAAPAVRRIRAAGVHTIMITGDHPATAEAIAASIADTDEQRVVTATELDQLDDDALAARLALTDVVARCTPAHKVRIIQALQKCGRTVAMTGDGSNDAPAIRLADVGIALGQRGTPAARAAADLVVTDDRLETIIATLVEGRAMWSSVRHALSILVGGNLGEIAFSVLTAAATGRSALNGRQLLLVNLLTDLAPALAIAVRPPSGDHADGLLREGPDSSLGGTMTREIGLRAAATTLGATAGWTLARYTGTRRRAGTVALVSLVGTQLGQTVLAGGTSPTVLVSTAVSVGALVAVVQTPGVSHFFGCTPLGPVGWSIAAGSALGATFANGALSRVVGRLPAARATEAGGATEADRADGADGADEAPE, from the coding sequence ATGGCGTACGGCATCGTCGGCCGCCTCCTGCCGCCGATCGCCGTACCACGGCTCGTCGGCGACGCCACCCGCACCGTCGGGGCCGCCGCCACCCGCCTGGCCCGGACAACCGGGCTGGCCAGCCGCCGGGTCTGGTCCCGCCCCGGCCGGCACCACATCGAGGTGCACGGCGTCTGCCAGGACGGTGGGGACGTTCTCGCCCGCCAGGTCGAGGCCAGGCTGGAACGGATGCCCGGCGTGCTCTGGGCCCGGGTCAACGCCCCGTCCGGTCGGGTGGTGGTCGCCTACGGCACCCCGGAACCGAGGCTGGGCGACCTCATCACCGCCATCGCTCGCGTCGAGCGGGCCTGCCCGCACGAGCCGGACCCGGACATCCCGCCGCCGCATCCGCCCGAGGAGGGTCCCCGCACCCCGCGTACCCTCGGCGCGCTGGCCTCCGACGCGCTCGGCCTGACCATCTCCGCCGCCACCCGGATCCTGCCGTTCACCCCTGTGCCGGGCGAGGTGTCCGGTCTGCTCGCCGCCGTGGACCTGCATCCCAGGCTGCACGCCCTCGCCAACCGGGGGCTGCGTGCCGACCCCCGCGCCGACCTGCTGTTCCCGCTCGCCGAAGCCGTGGTGCAGGGCCTCACGGGAGGTTGGACCGGCATCGTGCTCGACGGGGTGCAGCGGGTCGTGCAGTGGGGTGAGGCCCGGGCCCAGCTACACGCCTGGGAGCGGGCCGAGCCGGACCTGACCGGCAGCCCCGAGCGGGCCGTCGCCCGGTCGCCCATGTATGGCCGGCCCCAGCAGAAACCGGACGGACCGGCCGAGAAGTACGTCACCCGGATGCTTGCCGCCGGGACGGCCACCGCCGCGGCGGCCCTGCCGGTGGTCGGTCCCAAGCGGGCCGCCGCGCTGGGCCTGTCCACGCTCCCCAAGGCCCCGGGCAGCGGACGCGAGGGGTACGCCGCACAACTCGGCCGGATCCTCGCCCGGCGCGGCGTCATCGCCATGGACCGCAACGTGCTGCGGGAACTCGACCGGATCGACACTCTCGTGCTGGATTCCGCGGTGCTCGGCTCCGGCCGGGGCGTGCTGGCCGACCTGGCCCCGCTGCCCGATGCGGACACCTCCCAGGTGGCGGCGCGGGCGTTCGCACTGTTCGACCCGGACGCGCCCGACGGTCTGCGGCAGGCCGACGGCTGGCGGCTGGGCCCGCTGGACCGGCTCGGTGTCGGCACCCCCGAGGACACCCCGGAACTGCACCGGCTGCGCGGCGGCGGTGGCGACGTGCTCGGGCTGGCGGACGGCGACCGCCTCGCCGCGCTGCTGCGGGTCGAACCCGAGCCGGCACCCGGCGTCGACCTTCTTCCGGCCGCCGCCCGTCAGGCCGGGTTGCGGCTGGTCGTGGCCGGCGGCGACCAGCGGCGGCACGACTTCGCCGACGCGCTCCCGCCCGGCGGGGACCGCCTGGTCGATTCGGTGCGCGCCCTGCAACGCGACGGGGCGATGGTGATGCTCGTCTCGGCCGACCGGGCGGCGCTCGCTGCGTCCGACTGCGGCCTAGGCCTGTCCAGCGCCGACGCCCCGCCGCCCTGGGGAGCGCACCTGCTGGTCGGCACCGACCTGCGGGTCGTCGCGCTGATCGTGGAGGCTGCCGGGGTGGCCCGCCGGACGACCGCGCAGAACCTGCGCGTCGGCCTGGCCGGCACCGGGCTGGGCGCGCTGGGCGCCCTCACCGCCGACCCGGCGCACCTGCCCGCCCGGGCGTTGTCGGCGGTCAACGGCGCGGCAGCGCTGGCCTTCGCCAACGGTGTGTGGCGTGCCGGCCGACTGGCCGACCGCACCGGCACACCCACGCCCACGATCACCGCCTGGCATCTCATGCCGGTCGACACCGTCCTCGGCCAGCTCGGCAGCGGACCGGAGGGGCTCAGCGACACCGAGGCACGGCGACGCCACCGCACCGGCTCCGGCTCCGAGTCGGTCGGCCCGACGGGGCTGCTGCACGCGTTCGTCGACGAGTTGGCCAATCCGCTCACCCCCGTGCTGGCGGCCGGTGCGGTGCTGTCGGCGACCTTCGGCTCGTTGGTCGACGCCGCCCTGGTCGGCGGGGTGGTGGGCGGCTCGGCGCTGGTCGGTGCCCTGCACCAGCGCCACACCGAGCGGTCACTGGCCGAGCTGCTGTCCCATTCGGCGGTCACCGCCCGGGTCCGTCGCGACGGTCTGGAACGGGTGGTGCCGGCGGAGGACCTGGTGGCCGGGGACGTGGTGCTGCTGGATTCCGGCGACGCGGTGCCGGCCGACTGCCGGGTGCTGGAATCGGTCGGGCTGGAGACCGACGAGTCCTCGCTGACCGGGGAGTCGCTGCCGGTGACGAAAACCGATGAACCGATCGTCGCCGCCACTGTCGCCGACCGCCACTCCATGCTGTACGAGGGCACGACCGTCGCCGCCGGGCACGGCGTGGCGGTGGTGGTGGCCACCGGCCCGGACACCGAGGCCGGGCGCAGCGTCGCCCTGGCCCGGCAGGCTCCGCCGACCGGCGGGGTGGAGGCCCGGCTCGGCCGGCTCACCAGCGGCGCGGTCCCGGTGGCCGCCGCTTCGGCCGTTGCGGTCGCCGGCGCGGGCCTGCTGCACGGCGTACCCCTGGCGGAGTCGGCGGCGACCGCCGCGAACCTGGCGGTCGCGTCGGTGCCGGAGGGGTTGCCGTTCCTGGTCAGTGCCGCCCAACTGGCCGCCGCCCGGCGGCTGGCCGAACGTGGTGCGCTGGTGCGCAACCCGCGCAGCATCGAGGCGCTGGGCCGGGTGGACGTGCTCTGCTTCGACAAGACCGGCACGCTGACCGAGGGACACCTGCTGCTGGCCGGGGTGGGCGACGCCGACGGGTTCGAGCCGGCGGACCGTCTCGACGAGCGGCTTCGGCGCACCCTCGCCACCGCGCTGCGGGCCACCCCGGCCGCCGACGACCCGAACGACCTGGCCATGCAGACCGACCGGGCCGTGCGTCGGGGGGCCACCGCCGCCGGTGTGACCGAGCAGACCGGCGCGGAGGGCTGGCGGGCCGAGGGCGGGTTGCCGTTCGAACCGTCCCGCGGCTACCACGCGACGATCGGAGAGACCGGCGACCGGGTACTGCTCAGCGTGAAGGGTGCCCCGGAGACGGTGCTGCCGCGGTGCACGGCCAGCCGCACCGGCGGCGGCAACCGGCCGCTGGACGGCGCGGGCCGGGACGCGTTGCAGCGCCTGCTCGCCGAGCAGGCCGGGGCGGGCAACCGGATCCTCGCGGTGGCCGAGTGCGACGTGACCGACCCCGACGTGACCGACGACGACGTGCGCGGCCTGGTGTTCGTGGGGTTCCTGGCCCTCTCCGACGGGGTCCGCGCCAGCGCCGCCCCGGCCGTGCGCCGGATCCGGGCGGCCGGCGTGCACACCATCATGATCACCGGCGATCATCCGGCCACCGCCGAGGCGATCGCCGCCAGCATCGCCGACACCGACGAGCAGCGGGTGGTGACCGCGACGGAACTCGACCAGCTCGACGACGACGCGCTGGCGGCCCGGCTCGCCCTCACCGACGTGGTGGCCCGCTGCACACCCGCGCACAAGGTACGCATCATCCAGGCGTTGCAGAAGTGCGGTCGTACGGTAGCGATGACCGGGGACGGCTCGAACGACGCGCCCGCCATCCGGCTGGCCGACGTGGGCATCGCCCTCGGCCAGCGGGGCACCCCGGCGGCCCGGGCCGCGGCCGACCTGGTGGTCACCGACGATCGGCTGGAGACCATCATCGCCACCCTGGTGGAGGGGCGGGCGATGTGGTCGTCGGTACGCCACGCGTTGAGCATCCTGGTCGGCGGCAACCTGGGGGAGATCGCGTTCAGTGTGCTGACCGCCGCCGCCACCGGGCGTTCCGCGCTCAACGGCCGGCAGTTGCTGCTGGTCAACCTGCTCACCGACCTGGCGCCGGCGCTGGCCATCGCGGTCCGTCCGCCGTCCGGCGACCACGCCGACGGCCTGCTGCGCGAGGGACCGGACTCCTCGCTCGGCGGAACGATGACCCGGGAGATCGGATTGCGTGCCGCCGCCACCACGCTGGGCGCGACCGCGGGCTGGACGCTGGCCCGCTACACCGGCACCCGACGGCGCGCGGGGACCGTCGCCCTGGTCTCCCTGGTGGGTACGCAGCTCGGGCAGACCGTCCTGGCCGGCGGCACCAGCCCCACCGTGCTCGTGTCGACGGCTGTGTCGGTCGGGGCGCTGGTGGCGGTGGTGCAGACGCCGGGGGTGAGCCACTTCTTCGGCTGCACCCCGCTGGGCCCGGTGGGCTGGAGCATCGCGGCGGGTTCCGCGCTCGGGGCGACCTTCGCCAACGGCGCGCTGAGCCGGGTCGTGGGGCGGCTACCCGCGGCCAGGGCCACCGAGGCTGGTGGAGCCACCGAGGCTGACAGGGCTGACGGGGCTGACGGGGCTGACGAGGCGCCCGAGTGA
- a CDS encoding PadR family transcriptional regulator has translation MALEHAILVSLLEQPGSGYELARRFDRSIGRFWTATHQQIYRVLRRMESDGWVTAEEVDQDGRPDKRSYSTTPQGRAALVEWLRAPVQPEAVRHELAVKIRGAAFDDPAGRAALVAEVERYRDTHRATLDRYLAGEKRDFPAPSTLDAQRSLQHVVLRGGIAYERMVLAWLDDVLDTLRTLDR, from the coding sequence GTGGCTCTGGAACACGCGATCCTCGTCTCCCTGCTGGAACAGCCCGGCTCCGGCTACGAGCTGGCCCGCCGCTTCGACCGCTCCATCGGCCGCTTCTGGACGGCCACCCACCAGCAGATCTACCGGGTGCTGCGACGGATGGAGTCCGACGGCTGGGTGACCGCCGAGGAGGTCGACCAGGACGGCCGACCCGACAAGCGGTCCTACTCGACCACCCCGCAGGGTCGGGCCGCCCTCGTGGAATGGCTACGCGCCCCCGTCCAACCCGAGGCCGTCCGGCACGAACTGGCCGTCAAGATCAGGGGTGCCGCGTTCGACGACCCGGCCGGCCGCGCGGCGCTCGTCGCCGAGGTCGAAAGGTACCGCGACACCCACCGGGCCACCCTCGACCGCTACCTCGCCGGGGAGAAGCGCGACTTCCCCGCCCCGTCGACCCTGGACGCGCAGCGATCCCTCCAGCACGTCGTCCTGCGCGGCGGCATCGCGTACGAGCGGATGGTCCTCGCCTGGCTCGACGACGTCCTCGACACCCTGCGCACCCTCGACCGCTGA
- a CDS encoding YbaK/EbsC family protein, with protein sequence MGTLKTEPALTRTDLLAPPVAAALAQWPADAPVDVDRVLVAPIDAELADTAAFCAAYEVGLDESANCVVIAGRREGVVRYAACVVLATTRADVNGVVRRTMEVRKASFAPMADAVELTDMEYGGITPIGLPASWPILVDPRVIATPHVIVGSGVRQSKIVMPGPALGALPGARVVEELARPA encoded by the coding sequence ATGGGGACGTTGAAGACCGAACCTGCCCTTACCCGCACCGACCTGCTCGCGCCGCCGGTCGCCGCCGCGCTGGCCCAGTGGCCCGCCGACGCGCCGGTGGACGTCGACCGGGTGCTGGTGGCGCCGATCGACGCCGAGTTGGCGGACACGGCGGCGTTCTGCGCCGCGTACGAGGTGGGGCTGGACGAGTCGGCGAACTGTGTGGTGATCGCCGGCAGGCGGGAGGGCGTCGTCCGGTACGCCGCCTGCGTGGTGCTCGCCACCACCCGCGCCGACGTCAACGGGGTGGTCCGCCGCACCATGGAGGTGCGCAAGGCCAGCTTCGCGCCGATGGCCGACGCCGTGGAGTTGACCGACATGGAGTACGGGGGGATCACCCCGATCGGGCTACCGGCGTCCTGGCCGATCCTGGTCGACCCTCGGGTGATCGCCACCCCGCACGTGATCGTCGGGTCCGGCGTGCGGCAGAGCAAGATCGTCATGCCCGGCCCCGCGCTGGGCGCGCTGCCCGGTGCCCGGGTGGTGGAGGAGCTGGCGAGACCGGCCTGA
- a CDS encoding SufE family protein, translated as MPEMPSKLAEIVDEFASAPRDVVLEMLLEYSDAVPPLPADQPGREGMEQVVECQTPFFLRAEVTPQGRVRTLFDCPPEAPTTRAFAGILAEGLAGASPEQVLAVPDDLYQRMGLAQAISPLRVRGGTAVLARLKRQVREQLT; from the coding sequence ATGCCCGAGATGCCGAGCAAGTTGGCCGAGATCGTCGACGAGTTCGCCTCCGCTCCGCGCGACGTCGTACTGGAGATGCTGCTGGAATACTCCGACGCCGTCCCGCCGCTCCCGGCCGACCAGCCCGGCCGGGAGGGCATGGAACAGGTCGTCGAGTGTCAGACGCCGTTCTTCCTGCGCGCGGAGGTGACCCCGCAGGGCAGGGTGCGGACCCTGTTCGACTGCCCGCCGGAGGCCCCCACCACCCGCGCTTTCGCCGGGATCCTCGCCGAAGGGCTGGCCGGGGCCAGCCCCGAGCAGGTGCTCGCCGTGCCCGACGACCTCTACCAGCGGATGGGCCTGGCGCAGGCGATCAGCCCGTTGCGCGTACGCGGTGGCACCGCCGTCCTGGCCCGGCTCAAGCGGCAGGTCCGGGAACAACTGACCTGA
- a CDS encoding HAD family hydrolase: MLRPPRALLLDFGGVLVDAPPQPPAPPELVHRLARLVTGAVSDEQIATDLGAGSRAYALWRDDVGRSAEPVELPHARVWSDFVTRTWPQDARDAVEREATSLAYAWTWRAEWELRPGIPDALRAATAAGLPLAVVSNTLCGAAHRDFLTGVGLADLFAADLYSDEAGPRKPNPQLALLAADAVGTPIAECWFIGDTVHRDIACARRAGAQAAILMRSPRTDREPPHPDLTPDARVEDGHGLLALLRQVWDRADQPSAGA, translated from the coding sequence ATGCTTCGTCCGCCGCGTGCACTTCTGCTGGACTTCGGTGGCGTCCTGGTCGACGCCCCGCCGCAGCCCCCGGCCCCACCCGAACTCGTTCACCGCCTCGCCCGACTCGTCACCGGAGCGGTGTCTGACGAGCAGATCGCGACGGATCTCGGCGCAGGCTCCCGTGCGTACGCGCTGTGGCGTGACGACGTCGGCAGGTCCGCCGAACCGGTCGAGCTGCCCCATGCCCGGGTGTGGTCCGACTTCGTGACGCGTACGTGGCCGCAGGATGCCCGGGACGCCGTCGAGCGGGAGGCCACTTCGCTGGCGTACGCCTGGACGTGGCGGGCCGAGTGGGAGCTACGCCCCGGCATCCCCGATGCGTTACGCGCCGCGACCGCCGCCGGTCTGCCCCTGGCCGTCGTCAGCAACACCCTCTGCGGCGCCGCGCACCGCGACTTCCTCACCGGCGTCGGCCTGGCCGACCTGTTCGCGGCCGACCTCTACAGCGACGAAGCCGGTCCTCGCAAACCGAACCCCCAGCTCGCGCTCCTGGCCGCCGACGCCGTCGGAACCCCCATCGCGGAGTGCTGGTTCATCGGCGACACCGTGCACCGCGACATCGCCTGCGCCCGGCGGGCTGGCGCACAAGCGGCGATCCTGATGCGTTCACCCCGCACCGACCGGGAACCACCGCACCCCGACCTGACTCCGGACGCCCGGGTCGAGGACGGTCACGGGCTGCTCGCCCTGCTGCGTCAGGTCTGGGACAGGGCAGACCAGCCATCCGCCGGCGCGTGA